In the Agrococcus sp. Marseille-Q4369 genome, one interval contains:
- a CDS encoding sugar ABC transporter permease, which translates to MTTTADAGPGKRRARAPKAPKQKLGKLRRKEAIAGYLFISPWIIGFLIFTLGAMVYSLVISFSYYQLATNTARPAGFANYERLFEDPKVIGSLSNTLFYAVLAVPFEIVLALGLAMLLNSVRRGAGFFRTVFYLPKMTPTVATASMFLLLLNGNQGAINRGLAAIGIQGPQWLLDPDWVKPSIVLMTLWGVAGTMVIFLAALQNVPTELYEVAEVDGAGPLRRFWNITLPMISGAVFFNVLVLTIAAFQVFDQAFLLFHRDQVQGASDASLFYAIYLFQQAFRQFDFGFASAMAWLLFVIIVSISLIQVRVGNRFVYYESER; encoded by the coding sequence ATGACGACCACCGCCGATGCCGGGCCCGGCAAGCGCCGAGCGCGCGCACCCAAGGCCCCGAAGCAGAAGCTGGGCAAGCTCCGCCGCAAGGAGGCGATCGCCGGCTACCTCTTCATCTCGCCCTGGATCATCGGCTTCCTCATCTTCACGCTCGGCGCGATGGTCTACAGCCTCGTCATCTCGTTCAGCTACTACCAGCTCGCGACGAACACCGCGCGGCCGGCCGGCTTCGCGAACTACGAGCGGCTGTTCGAGGATCCGAAGGTCATCGGCTCGCTCAGCAACACGCTGTTCTACGCCGTGCTCGCGGTGCCGTTCGAGATCGTGCTCGCGCTCGGCCTCGCGATGCTGCTCAACAGCGTGCGGCGCGGCGCGGGCTTCTTCCGCACCGTCTTCTACCTGCCGAAGATGACGCCGACGGTCGCCACCGCATCCATGTTCCTGCTGCTCCTCAACGGCAACCAGGGCGCGATCAACCGCGGCCTCGCGGCGATCGGCATCCAGGGGCCGCAGTGGCTGCTCGACCCCGATTGGGTCAAGCCGTCGATCGTGCTCATGACGCTGTGGGGCGTCGCGGGCACGATGGTCATCTTCCTCGCCGCGCTGCAGAACGTGCCGACCGAGCTCTACGAGGTCGCCGAGGTCGACGGCGCGGGACCGCTCCGGCGCTTCTGGAACATCACGCTGCCGATGATCTCGGGCGCGGTGTTCTTCAACGTGCTCGTGCTCACGATCGCTGCGTTCCAGGTCTTCGACCAGGCGTTCCTGCTCTTCCATCGAGATCAGGTGCAAGGGGCGTCGGATGCGTCGCTGTTCTACGCGATCTACCTGTTTCAGCAGGCGTTCCGGCAGTTCGACTTCGGCTTCGCCTCGGCGATGGCGTGGCTGCTGTTCGTCATCATCGTCTCGATCTCGCTCATCCAGGTGCGGGTCGGGAACCGGTTCGTCTACTACGAGAGCGAGCGCTGA
- a CDS encoding carbohydrate ABC transporter permease, whose product MASQTPIKTVQAAGAIAEVQPEDVQVRRRKKWFGDARGQSLTPMGWVGQVVRWVLLLLFAALFMYPLAWLVAASLKPRGEVFDNRLIPNTVVPENYLVAFEEMPLANWIGNSIFIAVLAAVLVAVSSSLVAFGFAYYRFPGRGILFGVVLATMMLPGAVTLVPQYLIWNQLGFVGTHVPLWGANLFGSAFYIFLQRQFFLGLPRELFEAAKLDGLSAWGQFWRIAMPLSVPSFVIILLFEFQASWNNLQAALIYLNTGTQEGYTVPLGIASAMTKYSPTAGGQGDYQYVMVAAVIVTIPMLILFAFGQRSFITGIATTGRKG is encoded by the coding sequence ATGGCTTCGCAGACGCCGATCAAGACCGTCCAGGCCGCCGGGGCGATCGCCGAGGTGCAGCCCGAGGACGTGCAGGTGCGCCGCCGCAAGAAGTGGTTCGGGGATGCGCGCGGTCAGTCGCTCACGCCCATGGGCTGGGTGGGCCAGGTCGTGCGCTGGGTGCTGCTGCTGTTGTTCGCGGCGCTGTTCATGTACCCGCTCGCGTGGCTCGTCGCGGCGAGCCTCAAGCCGCGCGGCGAGGTCTTCGACAACCGGCTCATCCCCAACACCGTCGTGCCCGAGAACTACCTCGTCGCGTTCGAGGAGATGCCGCTCGCGAACTGGATCGGCAACAGCATCTTCATCGCCGTGCTCGCCGCGGTGCTCGTCGCGGTGTCGAGCTCGCTCGTCGCATTCGGCTTCGCCTACTACCGCTTCCCGGGACGCGGCATCCTCTTCGGGGTCGTGCTCGCGACGATGATGCTGCCGGGCGCGGTCACGCTCGTGCCGCAGTACCTCATCTGGAACCAGCTCGGCTTCGTCGGCACGCACGTGCCGCTGTGGGGCGCCAACCTCTTCGGCTCGGCGTTCTACATCTTCCTGCAGCGGCAGTTCTTCCTGGGCCTGCCGCGGGAGCTGTTCGAGGCGGCGAAGCTCGACGGGCTGAGCGCGTGGGGTCAGTTCTGGCGGATCGCGATGCCGCTGTCGGTGCCGTCGTTCGTGATCATCCTGCTGTTCGAGTTCCAGGCGAGCTGGAACAACCTGCAGGCGGCGCTCATCTACCTCAACACGGGTACGCAAGAGGGCTACACCGTGCCGCTCGGCATCGCGAGCGCGATGACGAAGTACAGCCCGACCGCGGGCGGGCAGGGCGACTACCAGTACGTGATGGTGGCCGCGGTGATCGTCACGATCCCGATGCTCATCCTGTTCGCGTTCGGGCAGCGCTCGTTCATCACCGGCATCGCGACGACGGGCCGGAAGGGCTGA
- a CDS encoding glycosyltransferase: MTGSTTEEVTTGLRADRRTIRVASVPASHVYVHHLAPVHDADDEPRIERLPDPDPDDPARPAGAKWWPPTMLEPAWVRAHPEFDVMHLQFGFDARTPAQLEELVEALRETGRPLVYTVHDLRNPHHESRDAHDAQLDVLVPAADALVTLTPGAAAELRRRWGVEALVLPHPHVVDLDTMRRASARRPRSAGDPFRIGVHVKSLRASMNPLPVIRALSEIVRELPGAVLQVNGHTDVLRPGERYDRLLAELLEQQAAAGLLELHVHDFLDDAALWAYLSSLDVSVLPYRFGTHSGWLEACRDLGTAVIAPDCGYYREQGPVFEYRNGDDGFDPDSLRTAVLAAHAAGSPPAARIADRVAERDAVARAHARLYEELVL; this comes from the coding sequence GTGACGGGGTCGACGACCGAGGAGGTCACGACCGGGTTGCGAGCGGATCGCCGGACGATCCGCGTCGCCTCGGTGCCCGCCTCGCACGTGTACGTGCACCACCTCGCGCCGGTGCACGACGCCGACGACGAGCCACGCATCGAGCGGCTCCCCGATCCGGATCCCGACGACCCCGCGAGACCCGCGGGCGCCAAGTGGTGGCCGCCGACGATGCTCGAGCCCGCCTGGGTGCGCGCGCATCCCGAGTTCGACGTCATGCACCTGCAGTTCGGCTTCGACGCCCGCACGCCCGCGCAGCTCGAGGAGCTCGTCGAGGCGCTGCGCGAGACGGGGCGCCCGCTCGTCTACACCGTGCACGACCTCCGCAACCCGCACCACGAGAGCCGCGACGCGCACGATGCGCAGCTCGACGTGCTCGTGCCCGCGGCGGATGCGCTCGTCACCCTCACGCCGGGAGCCGCGGCCGAGCTCCGTCGCCGCTGGGGGGTCGAGGCGCTCGTGCTCCCGCACCCGCACGTCGTCGACCTCGACACGATGCGCAGGGCATCCGCTCGCCGTCCGCGATCGGCCGGGGATCCGTTCCGGATCGGCGTGCACGTCAAGAGCCTGCGCGCGAGCATGAACCCGCTGCCCGTCATCCGCGCGCTGAGCGAGATCGTCCGCGAGCTGCCGGGCGCGGTGCTGCAGGTCAACGGCCACACCGACGTGCTGCGACCTGGCGAGCGGTACGACCGGCTGCTCGCCGAGCTGCTCGAGCAGCAGGCCGCGGCGGGGCTGCTCGAGCTGCACGTGCACGACTTCCTCGACGACGCGGCGCTCTGGGCGTACCTCTCATCGCTCGACGTGTCGGTGCTGCCGTACCGCTTCGGCACGCACTCGGGCTGGCTCGAGGCGTGCCGCGACCTCGGCACGGCCGTCATCGCGCCCGATTGCGGCTACTACCGCGAGCAGGGGCCAGTCTTCGAGTACCGCAACGGCGACGACGGCTTCGACCCCGACTCGCTGCGCACGGCCGTGCTCGCCGCCCATGCCGCGGGTTCGCCGCCTGCCGCGCGCATCGCGGACCGCGTCGCCGAGCGCGACGCCGTCGCCCGCGCGCACGCGCGGCTCTACGAAGAGCTCGTGCTGTGA